From Acidobacteriota bacterium, a single genomic window includes:
- the mreC gene encoding rod shape-determining protein MreC: MLDVRQRTGYLFLVVTLGHILLISAQVQSQSGGRLLETAIFSAFSEVQRGTGGLIGSVRNIWSRYVALRGLRAENESLRDQLAEVQVKLQQEHALAQRTARLQQLLDLRSRVVLPTLAAEVIGGDASPGLHTVTINKGEADGVRANFAVISPQGVVGRVLDRPAARAARVQLLISRNAGAGVMIERSRAGGVVVGGGEDPPLLMEYVSNLADVKVGDLVVTAGTDGIYPKGYPVGRVESVERGAGLYRRISVRPVVDFSSIEEVLVVMASPAPEGLPAGSPEPRR, encoded by the coding sequence ATGCTCGACGTCCGCCAGCGCACCGGGTATCTGTTCCTCGTCGTGACCCTCGGGCACATCCTGCTCATCTCCGCGCAGGTCCAGTCGCAGTCCGGCGGGCGACTCCTCGAGACGGCGATCTTTTCGGCGTTCTCCGAGGTCCAGCGCGGCACCGGCGGCCTCATCGGCAGCGTGCGGAACATCTGGAGCCGCTACGTCGCGCTGCGGGGCCTCCGGGCGGAAAACGAGTCGCTGCGGGACCAGCTCGCGGAGGTGCAGGTGAAGCTGCAGCAGGAGCACGCGCTCGCACAGCGCACCGCGCGGCTGCAGCAGCTGCTCGATCTGCGCAGCCGCGTGGTGCTGCCCACGCTGGCCGCGGAAGTGATCGGCGGCGACGCGTCGCCGGGGCTTCATACCGTCACGATCAACAAGGGGGAGGCGGACGGCGTCCGCGCGAATTTCGCGGTGATCTCGCCGCAGGGCGTCGTCGGACGCGTGCTCGACCGGCCGGCGGCACGCGCGGCGCGCGTGCAGCTCCTCATCAGCCGCAATGCCGGCGCCGGCGTCATGATCGAGCGCTCGCGCGCGGGGGGCGTGGTCGTGGGGGGCGGCGAGGACCCGCCGCTGCTGATGGAGTACGTCTCCAACCTCGCCGACGTGAAGGTGGGCGACCTGGTCGTGACCGCCGGCACGGACGGGATCTATCCGAAGGGCTACCCGGTCGGCCGCGTCGAATCGGTGGAGCGCGGCGCCGGGCTGTATCGCCGGATCAGCGTCAGGCCCGTCGTGGACTTCTCGAGCATCGAAGAGGTCCTCGTCGTGATGGCGTCGCCCGCGCCGGAGGGGCTCCCGGCCGGCTCCCCGGAGCCGCGCCGGTGA
- the mreD gene encoding rod shape-determining protein MreD: MRGALVLLILAAAITLQTTVARFFVGRMTIDVVLIAVVFVALSFGPVAGLLGGSVAGLAEDALSGGVIGIGGLAKSIVGFLAGTIGSQFIVSSALPRFVMFFVATLVHTACFLGVHALLPDARSIAVPYGRTVVQAAANGVVGLLIFQTIEGLPGLLQRRRMNRAYRRRRV, encoded by the coding sequence GTGAGGGGCGCACTCGTTCTGCTGATCCTCGCCGCGGCGATCACGCTGCAGACGACGGTCGCGCGGTTTTTCGTCGGGCGGATGACGATCGATGTCGTCCTGATCGCGGTGGTGTTCGTGGCGCTGTCGTTCGGCCCCGTGGCCGGACTGCTCGGCGGCAGCGTCGCGGGGCTGGCGGAGGACGCGCTGTCGGGGGGCGTCATCGGCATCGGCGGGCTGGCCAAGTCCATTGTCGGGTTCCTGGCCGGGACGATTGGATCGCAGTTCATCGTGTCGTCCGCGCTGCCGCGGTTCGTGATGTTCTTCGTCGCGACCCTCGTGCACACGGCGTGCTTTCTCGGCGTCCACGCGCTGCTGCCCGACGCGCGCTCGATCGCCGTGCCGTATGGCCGGACGGTCGTGCAGGCGGCGGCCAACGGCGTGGTTGGGCTGCTGATTTTCCAGACGATTGAAGGGCTGCCCGGGTTATTGCAGAGGCGGCGCATGAACCGCGCGTACAGGCGGCGGCGAGTTTAG
- a CDS encoding MBL fold metallo-hydrolase — protein MTLTRRQFVLTSSLAFAGGVLPRVAIFGQQPAPPPTKTSFETLRDSVGIFNGRGGTIGWFVSPDGVVVIDSQFPDTAQACLDGLKQRSPRQIDALINTHHHGDHSGGNAVFRPAAKKIVAHAKVPGLQKAQAAQAGNEAGQVYPDTTFEDAWKMQLGTESL, from the coding sequence ATGACCCTCACGCGCCGCCAGTTCGTGCTCACCTCGTCGCTGGCCTTCGCCGGAGGCGTGCTGCCCCGGGTTGCGATCTTCGGCCAGCAGCCGGCGCCGCCGCCGACGAAGACGAGTTTCGAGACGCTTCGCGACAGCGTCGGGATCTTCAACGGACGCGGCGGCACCATCGGGTGGTTCGTGTCGCCCGACGGCGTTGTCGTCATCGATAGTCAGTTTCCCGACACCGCCCAGGCCTGTCTCGACGGTCTGAAACAGCGCTCACCGCGGCAGATCGACGCGCTCATCAACACGCACCACCATGGCGATCACTCCGGCGGCAACGCGGTGTTCCGGCCGGCCGCGAAAAAGATCGTCGCGCATGCGAAAGTTCCCGGCCTCCAGAAGGCCCAGGCCGCTCAGGCGGGCAACGAGGCGGGTCAGGTCTACCCCGACACGACGTTCGAGGATGCCTGGAAGATGCAGCTCGGCACCGAAAGCCTGG
- a CDS encoding rod shape-determining protein translates to MRPDRPLRRLGLVTRIAARKIDSLDRAGDRYETCEARNRRGVAAVPPRKHTRGPGDRVPKGIVAINTLNSAIEAVGRDAKEMLGRTPGNITAIKPMRDGVIADFEAAETMLRHFIKKARGNRDWVRPRVIVGVPSEITQVERRAVKDSVYRAKASEVHLVEEPMAAAIGAGMPITEPAGNMIVDIGGGTTDIAVISLAGIVYSKSVRVAGNEMDEAVIQYIKKKYNLLIGERTAEQIKMEIGSAYPLEERMTMEIKGRHLIEGVPKTVTITDEEIREALAETVNVIVDAVRVALERTPPELSADIVDRGIVLTGGGSLLKNLDKRLREETGLPVAMAEDPLSSVVLGAGKMLSDFNLLRKISID, encoded by the coding sequence ATGCGGCCCGACCGCCCGCTACGCCGGCTCGGCCTCGTGACTCGCATTGCGGCCCGGAAAATCGACTCGCTCGACCGCGCGGGCGATCGGTATGAGACTTGCGAAGCGCGTAATCGCCGGGGGGTCGCGGCAGTTCCGCCGAGGAAACACACGCGCGGCCCGGGAGACAGGGTGCCGAAGGGGATCGTCGCCATCAACACCCTCAACTCCGCCATCGAGGCCGTCGGCCGGGACGCCAAGGAGATGCTCGGCCGGACGCCGGGCAACATCACGGCGATCAAGCCGATGCGCGACGGCGTCATCGCCGACTTCGAGGCGGCCGAGACGATGCTGCGCCACTTCATCAAGAAGGCGCGCGGCAACCGTGACTGGGTCCGGCCGCGGGTGATCGTGGGGGTGCCGTCCGAGATCACGCAGGTGGAGCGCCGGGCCGTCAAGGACAGCGTCTACCGGGCAAAGGCCAGCGAGGTCCACCTGGTCGAGGAGCCCATGGCCGCCGCCATCGGGGCGGGCATGCCGATCACCGAGCCGGCCGGCAACATGATCGTCGACATCGGCGGGGGGACCACCGACATCGCGGTCATCTCGCTGGCCGGCATCGTCTACAGCAAGTCGGTGCGGGTGGCCGGCAACGAGATGGACGAGGCCGTCATCCAGTACATCAAGAAGAAGTACAACCTGCTGATCGGCGAGCGCACCGCCGAGCAGATCAAGATGGAGATCGGGTCCGCGTATCCCCTCGAGGAGCGCATGACGATGGAGATCAAGGGGCGGCACCTGATTGAAGGGGTGCCGAAGACGGTCACGATCACCGACGAGGAGATCCGCGAGGCGCTTGCGGAGACCGTCAACGTGATCGTCGACGCCGTGCGCGTGGCGCTCGAACGGACGCCGCCGGAGCTGTCGGCCGATATCGTCGATCGCGGCATCGTGCTGACCGGCGGCGGGTCGCTCCTGAAGAACCTGGACAAGCGTCTGCGCGAGGAGACCGGGCTGCCGGTGGCGATGGCGGAGGACCCGCTCTCGTCGGTCGTGCTCGGCGCCGGAAAGATGCTGTCCGACTTCAACCTGTTGCGGAAGATCTCGATTGACTAG